DNA from Papio anubis isolate 15944 chromosome 1, Panubis1.0, whole genome shotgun sequence:
GGGATACTTGATGAACTTGACATTATCTCTGACTGCAGAAAGTTTTCTGTCCTGTGTTgtctggggaagagagagagagctgtggAATCTGGAACTTTCAGCAATAGACTCACTGTCTACTGCCCCCATCTGTTTCACACCCCTTCCCTTTGCTCACTAATTTGTTCAAGTTTCTTTGACACACACCATGCTCCTTTTTCCTTTAGGATTTTCACACACCATATTTCTTTCACCTTAAAACTCTTACTGGTCAACTTTATCCACCCTCTGGATCCCAATACTGAGACCTTATCCTCAGGAAATCCTCACTTAGACTCCTGTAACTTAGGTTAAATCTTCATGGTGTTCTGTCTCCTAGGAATTTCTTTCTATTCTACTGTTTATGACAACTTAAGTTAAGAAGTGTTTATCTTTAACACTTACCACCTACTCAAGGTAGTTCCAAGATTAGGGTTAGTTTGTAATTGTGTGGACCACCGTAAACCAGGGAGGGCCTACTTCAGTGTCTGCCTCATGGGAAACTTCCAATAAATACCTTTActcaatgaaaaaatgaaaaaccagtggctcacacctgtattcccaggactttgggaggccgaagcaggtggattgcctgaggtcaggagtccgagaccagtctggccaacatgatgaaacaccgtctctactaaaaatagaaaaaaattagctgggtgcggtggcacgcacctataatcccaaccacttgagagactgaggcatgggaattgcttgaaccagggaggtggaggttgcagtgagccaagatcgcaccactgcactccagcctgggcgacagagtgagactccgtctcgaaataaaaaagtaaaaaaaaaaaaagaaccatatcCATATTCTAAGATATTAACCACTGCAGCTAAGCAAATGACAAATAAAGGTCATCTGACTCAGTCAAAGATACCTATTGTGAGGccaaaaattgtaaaaacaaagagaagtgaTGGAATAGGgaagagctcaggagtttgggaaaATGTAGGCAGACAGAAGATGATACACCAAGACttacaaatgaaagaaagtaaactACAATTAATAATTGCATGATTCTGATAATCCTTATAATGTTGTACTCGTCTCAAATTTGGACAGGTCAGCCTTACTGTATGCATGTATCAGCAATAGTCTAAAAACTAATTGAAACTCTAatgagctttattttaaaaaagaatgttctgTATTTCTGATACACAATAGAGGAGATCAACTATGATAGGCAACAAGTGATGAAACCACAACACCAACCTTAATTGGAACATGCTCTATTCCCTTTTTTCTTACATTAGATTTTGTATTAATATAAGACtattgagaaaaaaaaggaataaatgcaGACAAACCAGATCAAACTTAATTAAATTTACATGAAATTCCAGCATCCATAATTTGCCACATTTCTCTATATGCCCTCTCATATTTACTcctatgtatacacatattttttctgaaaataccGTAATACAATGTAATGTCCTATTATGTCTCTCTGAGCAGCTATTATGATCCCCTTCATGCAGGTCCTGTATTCATGTGGCTCCTTGTGAGGTTGCATATTGGTTACTATTAATATTCTCATGGATGAGTCTATGGTTACTGATTAACTTGCATTGGGAAAGGACTTTTCTGTGTTAGGCTGAATGAGTCGTATGGATGAAAAGTCAGATCAAATAAAGTCCAATCACTCACAGATGATCACTGTATATGGTATTCCAGATCAGACCACTCAGGAGCTGCTGGTTTGCGAATGAGGCCTACCTATTCCTCCAGTGCTTTTTCTTGAAATTGAACAACTTTTCCTTCATTAATGTGTTCTGCTGCAATTTAAGGAAACCTGGATGTTATAGAGAAAGGGTATTAAAGACAATCCACTCTGATCCTTGGTTTTCTGCCCACATGCTACCTCCTGGAGCCCTGACATTGAGAAAGGCTGCAATGGTGGAAATGACACTCTGTAGAGTGTCTGTAGCCTGAACCTACTGAGATGAGGGCATTCTGAGGGGTTTAGCCCACAGGTATTCTCACCTGCTTTAAGAGTATTTATCTTAGGCTGGAAAAGTACAAGTTGTATGCTAAAAATTGCCCTGTCTACGTTGGTAATAACTAAACACTAGTGATGTATGTGGTTTGTGGTGGATACCCTTTACCATTTTCAGTGCTATTCAAttgtattttgtctatttttatgctctGGCATTTTAAGCTGGTAAGAGTAAAACTacaattcattattttatgctaaatttattttaagttactTCATGATAATCAGCTCAGCATCCACTTGTCTTATGTTGCTATTATATCTTACATTTTAAGGATTATTCTGTTTAGAGAAGAGTCTTCCTTTACCATGTGGTCTCCTATATTACTGCATCTGGCTATGAGACTACTTCAGGATATCCTCTCCTTCCCTGTATCCTGGCCCTAGCTCTACACATCTATAACAGTTTTGGGGCCCAATGTTGTGACGTGAGGTCATTGAAGAGCAATTCTGTATTCCTCactcaaaaatttcttttttgtattccttttttaTCATGCACAGAGCCTAAAACCATTGGCCAACCGTCAGGCAACTCccagtaaaaatattttcccaaaagaCCCAATGATCGTGATGGTACTAAATGCaacaaagatatttaaatatgaattctcagaaaatgagcaaagaagaATGTTTCATGCTACAGTGGCTACGCAGACACAGTTCTTTCATGTGAAGGTTTTAAACATCAACTTGAAGGGGAAATTCATTAAAAAGAGAATCATCATTATATCAAATTATTCTAAACATAATAGTCTCCTAGAGGTGAATGAAGCCTCTTCTGTATCTGAAGCTGGTCCTGACCAAATGTTTGAGGTTCCAAAGGACATCATCATAAGAGCAAAGAAAACTCCAAAGATCAATATTCTTCACAAACAAACTTCAGGATATATTGTATATGGATTATATATGCTACATACGGTAAGGCATCAAAGCTGTTTTGTTGCAGTTTCTACAATAACACGTGAAGTTAAAACCCCTGATGTGCTAAATGGAAGTTTGCATATTTACTTAACATTAGAACTCAGGACTCTCTCAAAACTACTGACAAGTAAATAAAGTCTTCTTCAAGGTTAAAACCAGGACTAGGAGAACTATTAATGTTCTCATTCCcatgtttttctttccaaaatatcaCCCTGAAGTTCTTTAGTAAAACATTCACTGAGAAACCTTGAGACTTCATCAGATATGACTACCTATTATGAGTCATAATGATCAAGGATAGTGAGGGATCTAGATCCATACAAACATAATAGTAAACTTATTTCTTTGATTATAATCTCAACTGTAGCAAAAATCACATTAGTTTCATTTTGAATAAAGTATTGTCCTTTGAGGCTTGAGTTCCAGTTTTGACAATCAGGGCAAGAAATGAATTGACTGATTATACCTGGAAAGCAACTGCAGAAAACAGGTAGGACAATGTTCTAACCAAATGAAGCCTATTCATCAAAAAGTATTGAACAACCGAGAAATATAAATTTGGATGATACTTGGAAAGTCAAGTAATCTGTACTCGTATATTAAatatctcacaaaaaaaagagcagaataaTTTTTCTGATATGTTACTGTCAAAATTTATGAAACTAGTTAGCATGAGACATTCCAACTCAGAAAACCAGTCTATACCTGGCTATTGATTCCAGTAATTTCTTACATGATCAACAGCTCACAAtctgttacatttattttctagaatGACCTCTTATTTTAGCAACGTTGCTTTCTGTACACACTCTTAAAGAAATTATCCTTAGAAATATACATCCAGAACGATGAGTAATAGCCTTGATGAGCAAGAAATTGGAATGTTTGAACATAAGGACCTGATTTCAGAATGGGAGATGTTGAAAGAGATTCAGTAAATGGAGAAAGTCAAAAAAGTAATTAGATAGTTACtaaaagcttattttttattacagattcCTCATAACATAGCAAACAATTAGTTGTAACAGATGCCCATTCTTTTTGCATAGGGGCAGAGACCAAATAAGCCTACCAAGGACTTCAGGTTCCTTTGTATCAAGGTGCTTTGGGAAGCATAGCTGTCTTGGAGGTGAAAGAAGTTGAAATTGGGAAGATAACTCATTGCTCTAGAACTGTAATAGAAATACTTAGAATGTTAAGGACAAACAAAAAGGATATTGAGGGAGAGCTCTGTGAGATGGTCTAGACTAAGGCATATGTGTTGTATGTTGATACAGTACTAGGAGTTGCTGTCTTGCATCTTGTTTTTAATCTGTCACAAGAGACTTTCCCTTATGTACAGTAGTTACTATGTTCTCACAAACatgatattaattttttgttgCAGAAAATTGTAAATAGGAAGACAACAATCTATGAAATTCAGGATAAAACAGGAAGTATGACTGTAGTAGGAAAAGGAGAATGCCATGATATCCCCTGTGAAAAAGGAGATAAGCTTCAACTCTTCTGCTTTCGTctgagaaagagggaaaatatgTCAAAACTGATGTCAGAAATGCACAGTTTCATCCAggtgagaaataaacaaatattagttTTCCAAAGATGAAAATCATTTGCTTTAAGTTTTAGGAAACCATACTTCTGTTGTTTTACACTTAAAATTCTGCAAGTTCATGAGAAACGAAATGATGCCCTTGCACTTACACttagagaaaattattaaaatatattaaaagaatgacATTAATTATCTTCTTCAAAAAGACATGAAACTTGTGCTAActactaaaatatttgaagaaattcgGAGGGCACAGGACTAATTGAAGTTAGTTATCAAAACCAAGTTCTTTGCAGTAAGATAGGCTTGGTATATATTTTGCTCATTTAGGTGCATGATATTAGAGAAATAGCTTACATGTTCCTCATAAGATTGgcttgaaaattaaatgagatcatggatATACATTTTGTATCCCATTGCCTTCCTTGTACATTATGACAAACCAGTATGCACTAGATACTACTGCTCTTAACAAGGTAAAGACAGACATTGGAAAGACTTCAGGCAGATAAAATCTTGCATACAAATATGAAAAGTGAGAAACAGCATAGTGAGTTCTGTACAACTTTGGCATATGTGGAAAGGTAAGAAAAACTCATACAACACAGGTAACAAGTAGTCCTTTTCTCATCTGTCTTATGCCATAAAGACAAAAATggagttcattttaaaaaataagcaaataaagatgttatttgactAAGAATGTTagatcattttacattttagcaAAAAAATATATTGGCAGTTGCCTGGAGGAATACATTAGATAGAGGCAATTTTTAAAGGTAATGACATCTATTAGAATTTAATAAAGGATGATAGTCTCACATATTTAAAGATGTTGTGCTTTCCCtaatattaaaaaacattaaacaaaaaaaaaatgaatactttcAGATACACAAAAGTACAAGCCAGAGAAGCCATGACCCCAGGAGCATGGCACTACCCCAGGAACGGAGTCAGCATCCAAAACCTTCAGAGGCTGGCACAACCCTACCTGAAAGCCGTCCCAAGACTCCTCAGATGCCGCCAACAACCCCATCCAGCAGTTCCTTCACCAAGGTACAATTTCCTGGGTCCCATGCCTCATATCTCCCAAACATAAATTACAGGGATCATTAGACTGTTAAAAGAGTTTCTCTTCCACAATCTCTTGATAAAATTAAATCACCCATGTGTTTACTGAATGCATGCAGTGAGATACTACCACATCACAGTCTTTgctatctaaaatatatttgtgcaATGATTGCTGACCTCAAGAGGGCTAATATCTTGTGTTGCTCCACCTACTGAGAGGGGGAGGGGTAATGGCCAGACAAACAGAGATGAAGACAAAGCGTGCGTTATGACCCACATTCCAATTTCTTTCACAACTTTCCCCTTTGCTTATTGGTactatttctgaatttattttcagCATTCCGAGTTGAAATAAATATTCCAAGTATATATTTGGAAACATGTTATTTCATTGTTGGGAATCCATTTCTCCCATCTCATCGCTGGCAAGAATTTCCTTAAATTTCAGATGCCAGCTTAAATATTTTCCTCTGGCAAGTCCTCAATGATACAAGATAGCAGAACTGATGAGTCCTTCTACCCTTTACTTTTACAGGGCCTCCTGTCAATGAGAGTAAATTACTAATTTCACAGAAGTGAAGAGAGAGGCTTATTATATAAGATGTTTTCCATACTTCTTGATCTGGGATTTCCCTTAATAGGGTCAGTGTCGCACATGATATATTTGTAGAACAGAAAAAAACTACAAGTCCCAGCGTAGAACATGTAACAACGacaataattatatttctatgaTTTGAGCACTTAATTAGGTGTTGGGTCTTAAATGTTGTTCCTGatgtacattatctcattccttCTTCATAACCATCAAGAGGATGCTACTTTCTGTCCCAATTCACATAGAAGAAAATAGAcatatgcagacataaaaaaaaaaatcttcaagttCTCAAAGACAGTGTTAGAGTCAGGATTCATATCCAGACCTACTGAAATGTAAAACTTGAGCAATTTATGATTATATGTGGCTTTAAAGTTGAGATATACTAATGTCagcaacttattttaaaaatttcagaattgaCAGCGTCATGTAATGGGTTTGTTTGCATAGCCCAGGCTCTGCAGGGCTTCTCAAAAATAAGGTACCCAGAATGAACAAAGTCATACAGAAGCCACTCTCCAGAATTAGAGTCCTCTCATTCTTCTCTATAACAGAGTGCTTTTTATATAGTAGATAACTGAATTCTAGAAGTGGTAGAACAATGGaaattaatgtattattaatgaatggtaaaaatcagtgaaaatagagaaaattatatgATTGAGGAGACCTATGTCCTTgcttctggaaaaaaatgtttaaaaaattacttcaaacGCTCAAGTAGATTGTTAAGTATTTCTAAATATGATTGATAGCCCTGAGGATTCTGGTTAACTGATGCAGATCTACAAGAACAGACAAGAAGTTCTGCATCTGTGTAATTCGTGGATTTGAAAGACTTAGTTAATAAACACCCATCAGACATTTTCAGAGCTAAGTTTGTAATTCTAGTTTCTGTATATGCAGAAGAGGAGATTTAGGGAAATTACACTTATATAGATATTCCAGAGAACATTCACAAAGAGAGGGTCCtgttaaaatggataaaatatttagCATGTTGTGGCTCATATTGAAAATtattaaccagaaaaaaataatctattttcctCCCAACAACTAAGGACACAAccactcaaactcctgacctcaatctcCTAATTCAGCCCCAGAgcagagtctgcagtgaactGCAGTGAAGAACTCATTTCCATAGGGGTTCCAGCATCAGGTTTCTCAGTTACGCCCAAAAACCACATAATACAGTTTCTTACACAAGATACTATCTTGCATTTCCCATTCCTGTGCTTCACAACATCATAATTACTAGGGTGATTGGATCAGGACAGGCACCTCATTGATCCAGACTGAATACAAtctctttaataaaatttatcattattaGTGAAGTATATTCTTTGAGACCCTATTAGATTTTGTCTTTTGGGGTttacaaaatacatattcatGAAATCATTCCTGACTCAAGAGAATTACTGTCTTTTGTTGGTCCAGGTGTAGAGAGAGATTGTGGGGATGTAGCCAGATAAAGGAAGATGAATACAAGAATGTGTTCATTATCTATATTCCAGTTACCTTTCATCCTTTCACTTTGTTTATGACCACACCtcaggttttattttaaactatccATGGTCTTTTCCAAATCAGAAGCTTTGACATAGATTTCTTCCTTTGCTGGGATCATTTTCTCCAGTCTCTTCTCTAACCCACCTCTCCACAGGTGCCAGCTTAAATCCCTTCCTAGGACAAGTCCTCACTGGTACCTGTGGGGGTTTGTCCCACAGACCTCGAcccaacaacagatgaataatGTATACTGACACAGATATTCTGCCTGTCAGTTCGGCTAAGGGTCCAGGCCCATCACAGACACCAAGGAAGGTGCTATAAAGAGTAGTAGCCACAGCCTCCACTCTGCAGGCATTTATTTAGCACAGATTTAATtgacaaaggctttgagtcaATACACCTGTAGGTAATTAATCTGATCGCCGACCCCCAAGTAGAGAGCAATTATGCACCCACGATTGATCAAAGGTTGGTCTTACGATCACATGAGTAAACACGCTATTTAGATAAACTACCTTCCTTTGAAACCACTTTAAGCTATTTACTCAAGGTAAGAATTAAGCTGCTCTCAGCCATAGCCCTATCTTGAGACTTTTACAAAACCTTCCAGCCTTCCAAGAAGATTTGTGTCTATGTCCTATAACttcatcttaaaatttttctgcCAGCCTGACTGAACTACCACATGtcccccttttctgttttctgcatcaGGTTCTCTGGACTGAAGCATACAGATATGTGCAGCAACAAGTCTGTTGGGCAGGGCGGTCATTGCTCTTATTCTGGCTTTGCATCCTAGAATTAGCAAATAACATAAGACAACCATGACTATAATTAGCAGCATTCTTTTCCAGTCAGAGTGACCCCCAGGAGCAGGGCTCTAACCAGGAGAGATGATCTTGCACACCCTTCCATATGGCTGTTTGTTGGGTGTGTGGATCTATAGTGTGAAAGgattctaaaattttagttttaagttgctttatgtcttaaattttatgctttaaaattttattctaaaattttagttttaagttgCTAAATTGTCATGAAAGGTTTCCCAGAGGCGTTGTTTCACTTCATCCCAACCATGTATTGATTGGTTCCGTGGTAGAGAAATGATACAGATATGTTTATGCCCCCCAGTGGCAGTTTCATTGCTGTCGGAATGCCAGTGCATCTTGTTGCTCCCCCACATATTCTAAGGCAGCCTTGAGGGCTCGCAGTAGTGCAAGAATCTTTTGATCTATACCTTGCTGTAAGAGAAGTTTATTAGACACATTTCTGGCCATATTATCTACAAAAGCAGCTGTTTGTACTGATTCAGTAATAGATGCAACAGCCACACTAGCGGTTGCCAGGATGACTATGGCTGAGACCATAAAGGCTATAAGTGTGCCTATGAATCTTTTGAGTCTGACCTGGGACAGGGGACATTCTTAGGTGGCAAGGACAGAAGAACCTTGCCAATCGCGTGTCAAATTGACTGGTAGGAATGCCTCAGATTGTCTCCTTAATATCATAACACTAGCAATATTTAAGTTAGATATATTGTAATTAGTGATACATGAGGCAAACCAAGCCTGTTCCTGCACCCCGATCACAAATGCGGAGTTTTGGGGTATAATGGAAATATCAGTTCCCATAAGGAAAACATATGGATGGGGAGTGCAAATTAGGCACTGATCAGTGTGATTACGAGTGAAGGCTATAGTATAATTGTTACTGGAATTATGATATGTCCCATACCAGGTGTCAAAGGAGGTGCTAAGATGTCCCAGGTACCATAAAGTGTCATGGAGTGGCAAGGACTTTACTTGGGGTCTGGGATAACCCATCTCCCCATCAGCTCAAATCATAGGGGAATGGGATGAGGTTACAAAACGGTGATTGATGCCATGATGGATGAGGACATCAGTAAGACTGCCCTGCAAATAGCTGTGTGGGCTCCAGTCTAAGATGTTATAATAGCCTAGTTGGAGGCTATGGGCTTGTTCCCCATGACAGACCTCCCAGCTAAAGTGGAATTCATTACtttcccagctttgttctttagcaCAGGAAGGAATGTTTGGGAAAGCGGCATTAATTGCATTACCCAATTTGAGGCTACCTGCAGCTAAGACTGTTAAGGCATTTCTTTTGCCATGATGTAGCCACAATTGGGTTTGGGCAGGTACACATTAAGGGTTAGAACCTTTATAACTTACACACAGTGGAAGGATAGTGGAGTGATATGTAGTGTTATCTGGCACCTTAGTCCAATGTGTGCCATTATTGAGAGACCCCACTGGGTGTAAATCTAACCCTCCTAGCCAAGCAATCACATTATTCAAGGCTGGGAAGGGAGTGTCTGCCCAGGTGACAGGGCGAAAGAAAGGTAGATCTAAGATATGAGCCCAGTAGAGTTTAGCAGGTACAGGTTGCAGACAAAGTGAGAGCATAAAAAAGGAACCATACCCTATGTGAGTTGCAATGTACAACAGAAAGCATAGCAAGAAGCAAATTATCTGGAGTGAATGGTGTCTGTGTCCGGAGCAGGATtcgttcagcctcctgagttgtccTCTTCAGCATCCCCCAGGTAATGTCTGAGGCTTGTGTTGTCTGAGGAAGCCACATCGTCCAGGGCTGCGGGTCCTGTAGCGTTAGTTCCTTCATTTCTGGTACCAGGTTGGGTCCTAGCCACGCCATGATATGGTTTGATGTGTCATGCTGGAATCCAAGGAGGACCTGAGGGCGTGTGGACACAAGCATGCCCTCTTCCCCATGTTAATAATACACTTGGAACACACCATACATTACTGTTCACATGTTTCCATAAAACTGAAGGTTTTATGCCTAGAGAGGTTTTAGCAAAGTGCTTTTCTACAGCTTGTGCCAATAGTGTGGCAGGGTATTTACCCATACtcccccttttttgtttcttgaatatatttttaagtgtggAGTCGGCATGTTCTACTATGGTTTGTCCTTGGGGGTTATATGGGATGCCTGTGGAATGTTAGATATTCTACATGTGACAAAATTGTTGAAATTGTGAGCTGGCATCAGCTGGAccattatcagttttaatttttgtgggccgTCCCATAAATGCAAAAGTTAATGACATATCCAGTGGATTTTCCAGGAAGAACATGTGCACTAATTAGATGAGTGTTCGTATCAACagatacatgtacatattttagTTTTCCAAATTCAGGGATATGTGTAATGTCTGTTTGCCATAACTGATTAGGTTCTAGTCCTCTAGGGTTAACACCTGTTGAAGGAGGGGATGTGCCTGTGAGCTGGCAATCTGGGAATTGTAGGATAATCTGTTTAGCCAGTCTCTGGGTAAATTGAA
Protein-coding regions in this window:
- the PYHIN1 gene encoding pyrin and HIN domain-containing protein 1 isoform X5 → MANNYKKIVLLKGLEVINDYHFRIVKSLLSNDLKLNPKMKEEYDKIQIADLMEEKFPGDAGLGKLIEFFKEIPTLGDLAATLKREKLKVVNKIESIPVKGTTPSKTRKQKEVDPATPASTTGNTLTAKGAEETLGPQKRRKPSEEETGTKRSKMSKEQTQPSCSAEASMSTAMGCSPRPQTSSSAPPNASSTESLKPLANRQATPSKNIFPKDPMIVMVLNATKIFKYEFSENEQRRMFHATVATQTQFFHVKVLNINLKGKFIKKRIIIISNYSKHNSLLEVNEASSVSEAGPDQMFEVPKDIIIRAKKTPKINILHKQTSGYIVYGLYMLHTKIVNRKTTIYEIQDKTGSMTVVGKGECHDIPCEKGDKLQLFCFRLRKRENMSKLMSEMHSFIQIHKSTSQRSHDPRSMALPQERSQHPKPSEAGTTLPESRPKTPQMPPTTPSSSSFTKVTKDKDIKQIPFNLYSSVEILPEVLHLKT
- the PYHIN1 gene encoding pyrin and HIN domain-containing protein 1 isoform X2, which codes for MANNYKKIVLLKGLEVINDYHFRIVKSLLSNDLKLNPKMKEEYDKIQIADLMEEKFPGDAGLGKLIEFFKEIPTLGDLAATLKREKLKVKGTTPSKTRKQKEVDPATPASTTGNTLTAKGAEETLGPQKRRKPSEEETGTKRSKMSKEQTQPSCSAEASMSTAMGCSPRPQTSSSAPPNASSTESLKPLANRQATPSKNIFPKDPMIVMVLNATKIFKYEFSENEQRRMFHATVATQTQFFHVKVLNINLKGKFIKKRIIIISNYSKHNSLLEVNEASSVSEAGPDQMFEVPKDIIIRAKKTPKINILHKQTSGYIVYGLYMLHTKIVNRKTTIYEIQDKTGSMTVVGKGECHDIPCEKGDKLQLFCFRLRKRENMSKLMSEMHSFIQIHKSTSQRSHDPRSMALPQERSQHPKPSEAGTTLPESRPKTPQMPPTTPSSSSFTKAYGSDACIFSEWAGNLKLRRMKPTQEHSHCLQTLESSHQLRPLLFLLILSPTAIQQFLK
- the PYHIN1 gene encoding pyrin and HIN domain-containing protein 1 isoform X4, with the translated sequence MANNYKKIVLLKGLEVINDYHFRIVKSLLSNDLKLNPKMKEEYDKIQIADLMEEKFPGDAGLGKLIEFFKEIPTLGDLAATLKREKLKVKGTTPSKTRKQKEVDPATPASTTGNTLTAKGAEETLGPQKRRKPSEEETGTKRSKMSKEQTQPSCSAEASMSTAMGCSPRPQTSSSAPPNASSTESLKPLANRQATPSKNIFPKDPMIVMVLNATKIFKYEFSENEQRRMFHATVATQTQFFHVKVLNINLKGKFIKKRIIIISNYSKHNSLLEVNEASSVSEAGPDQMFEVPKDIIIRAKKTPKINILHKQTSGYIVYGLYMLHTKIVNRKTTIYEIQDKTGSMTVVGKGECHDIPCEKGDKLQLFCFRLRKRENMSKLMSEMHSFIQIHKSTSQRSHDPRSMALPQERSQHPKPSEAGTTLPESRPKTPQMPPTTPSSSSFTKKDEAHPGAQSLPANFRIISPTAAPPVSSDTFTNRHPAVP
- the PYHIN1 gene encoding pyrin and HIN domain-containing protein 1 isoform X6 yields the protein MANNYKKIVLLKGLEVINDYHFRIVKSLLSNDLKLNPKMKEEYDKIQIADLMEEKFPGDAGLGKLIEFFKEIPTLGDLAATLKREKLKVKGTTPSKTRKQKEVDPATPASTTGNTLTAKGAEETLGPQKRRKPSEEETGTKRSKMSKEQTQPSCSAEASMSTAMGCSPRPQTSSSAPPNASSTESLKPLANRQATPSKNIFPKDPMIVMVLNATKIFKYEFSENEQRRMFHATVATQTQFFHVKVLNINLKGKFIKKRIIIISNYSKHNSLLEVNEASSVSEAGPDQMFEVPKDIIIRAKKTPKINILHKQTSGYIVYGLYMLHTKIVNRKTTIYEIQDKTGSMTVVGKGECHDIPCEKGDKLQLFCFRLRKRENMSKLMSEMHSFIQIHKSTSQRSHDPRSMALPQERSQHPKPSEAGTTLPESRPKTPQMPPTTPSSSSFTKVTKDKDIKQIPFNLYSSVEILPEVLHLKT
- the PYHIN1 gene encoding pyrin and HIN domain-containing protein 1 isoform X1, yielding MANNYKKIVLLKGLEVINDYHFRIVKSLLSNDLKLNPKMKEEYDKIQIADLMEEKFPGDAGLGKLIEFFKEIPTLGDLAATLKREKLKVVNKIESIPVKGTTPSKTRKQKEVDPATPASTTGNTLTAKGAEETLGPQKRRKPSEEETGTKRSKMSKEQTQPSCSAEASMSTAMGCSPRPQTSSSAPPNASSTESLKPLANRQATPSKNIFPKDPMIVMVLNATKIFKYEFSENEQRRMFHATVATQTQFFHVKVLNINLKGKFIKKRIIIISNYSKHNSLLEVNEASSVSEAGPDQMFEVPKDIIIRAKKTPKINILHKQTSGYIVYGLYMLHTKIVNRKTTIYEIQDKTGSMTVVGKGECHDIPCEKGDKLQLFCFRLRKRENMSKLMSEMHSFIQIHKSTSQRSHDPRSMALPQERSQHPKPSEAGTTLPESRPKTPQMPPTTPSSSSFTKAYGSDACIFSEWAGNLKLRRMKPTQEHSHCLQTLESSHQLRPLLFLLILSPTAIQQFLK
- the PYHIN1 gene encoding pyrin and HIN domain-containing protein 1 isoform X3 yields the protein MANNYKKIVLLKGLEVINDYHFRIVKSLLSNDLKLNPKMKEEYDKIQIADLMEEKFPGDAGLGKLIEFFKEIPTLGDLAATLKREKLKVVNKIESIPVKGTTPSKTRKQKEVDPATPASTTGNTLTAKGAEETLGPQKRRKPSEEETGTKRSKMSKEQTQPSCSAEASMSTAMGCSPRPQTSSSAPPNASSTESLKPLANRQATPSKNIFPKDPMIVMVLNATKIFKYEFSENEQRRMFHATVATQTQFFHVKVLNINLKGKFIKKRIIIISNYSKHNSLLEVNEASSVSEAGPDQMFEVPKDIIIRAKKTPKINILHKQTSGYIVYGLYMLHTKIVNRKTTIYEIQDKTGSMTVVGKGECHDIPCEKGDKLQLFCFRLRKRENMSKLMSEMHSFIQIHKSTSQRSHDPRSMALPQERSQHPKPSEAGTTLPESRPKTPQMPPTTPSSSSFTKKDEAHPGAQSLPANFRIISPTAAPPVSSDTFTNRHPAVP